A region from the Silene latifolia isolate original U9 population chromosome 7, ASM4854445v1, whole genome shotgun sequence genome encodes:
- the LOC141592131 gene encoding GDSL esterase/lipase At3g48460: protein MTTNHHSCYTITNLLTLTQLILLIILLTTPKSSSSISTSTPTKPFNKIYAFGDSYTDTGNTISTTGPSGFNYVSTLPYGMTFFHHPTNRYSDGRLVIDFVAEHFSLPFLPPYKSAPSGGPNGVNFAVAGATAIEHRFFVKNNLSFDITPESIGTELSWFNRVLEKQGCGVQCGALFDDALVWVGEIGANDYAYSVESSVSSKTVQSLAIRRISGFLEAILKKGAKYVVVQGLPPTGCLTLAMLLAPSDDRDDMGCVKSQNTLSATHNTLLQAEIQSLRKQFPTSTIVYADYYNAYKTVMENPSKYGFKELFKVCCGSGGGEFNYDFFSACGATGSSVCSNPSQYVNWDGVHLTEGMYKVISGLIMQGGYSSPSFQELMARKISRG from the exons atgaCAACAAATCATCACTCTTGTTACACTATCACTAATCTCTTAACACTAACCCAACTAATACTCTTAATCATCCTCTTAACAACACCTAAATCCTCATCCTCAATCTCAACCTCAACCCCTACAAAACCCTTCAACAAAATATACGCATTTGGCGATTCCTACACCGACACCGGTAACACAATCTCAACCACAGGACCATCAGGGTTCAACTACGTTTCCACCCTCCCATATGGCATGACATTTTTCCACCACCCTACTAACCGTTACTCGGACGGGAGACTAGTGATCGACTTTGTAGCCGAACACTTTTCCCTCCCGTTCCTTCCCCCGTATAAGTCCGCCCCCAGTGGCGGACCCAACGGGGTGAATTTCGCTGTTGCTGGTGCAACTGCTATAGAACATAGGTTCTTTGTTAAGAATAATCTTAGTTTTGATATAACACCCGAGTCCATTGGGACCGAGTTGAGTTGGTTTAATAGGGTGTTGGAGAAACAAGGATGTGGGGTCCAATGTGGTGCATTGTTTGATGATGCATTGGTTTGGGTTGGAGAGATTGGTGCTAATGATTATGCCTACTCTGTTGAGAGTTCTGTTAGTTCGAAAACTGTACAAAGTCTTGCCATTAGAAGAATTTCGGGTTTTCTTGAG GCAATCCTAAAGAAAGGAGCAAAATACGTGGTGGTACAAGGGCTACCACCAACAGGATGTCTAACACTCGCAATGTTACTTGCACCATCAGATGATCGAGACGACATGGGATGCGTCAAAAGTCAAAACACCTTAAGTGCAACACACAACACCCTTCTTCAAGCAGAGATTCAATCCTTAAGAAAGCAATTCCCTACGTCGACCATCGTGTATGCGGATTACTACAACGCGTATAAGACTGTTATGGAGAACCCGTCAAAGTATGGTTTCAAGGAGTTGTTCAAGGTGTGTTGTGGGTCTGGAGGTGGGGAGTTTAACTATGACTTCTTCTCGGCGTGTGGTGCAACGGGTTCAAGCGTTTGCTCGAACCCGTCTCAGTATGTTAATTGGGATGGTGTTCATTTGACTGAGGGGATGTATAAGGTGATTTCAGGGTTGATTATGCAAGGAGGGTATTCTTCCCCTTCTTTTCAAGAGTTGATGGCTAGGAAAATAAGTCGTGGATAA